A genomic segment from Cyprinus carpio isolate SPL01 chromosome A4, ASM1834038v1, whole genome shotgun sequence encodes:
- the LOC122140442 gene encoding gastrula zinc finger protein XlCGF49.1-like, which yields MVLKEESEVLAEMEEKDHFEKIHHDFKNGENFCETEKTFSPKRAQKTKLNSYFTCHQCGKSFNQKGSLKSHMRVHTREKPYTCTQCGKSFTYKHTLNDHMRIHTGEKPFICQQCGKHFTQKQNLAVHMRIHTGEKPYTCHQCGQSFKHNKNLYTHIRSHAREIPFTCKLCGTKFSNKEILNAHVRIDTENEFTCQHMCLMWMKLRT from the coding sequence ATGGTgctgaaagaggagagtgaagtACTAGCTGAAATGGAAGAGAAAGATCACTTTGAGAAAATACATCACGATTTCAAGAATGGAGAAAATTTCTGTGAAACTGAAAAGACTTTCTCACCAAAAAGAGCTCAGAAGACCAAATTGAACAGTTACTTCacctgccatcagtgtggaaaaagctTCAATCAAAAAGGAAGCCTTAAAagccacatgagagttcacactagAGAGAAGCCTTATACATGcactcaatgtggaaagagttttacatataaacacactctTAATgaccacatgaggattcacactggagaaaagcctttcatctgccaacagtgtggaaaacatttcactcaaaaacaaaaccttgcagtccacatgagaattcacactggagagaaaccttacacatgcCATCAGTGTGGACAGAGTTTCAAGCATAACAAAAACCTTTATACCCACATAAGAAGTCACGCTAGAGAGATTcctttcacctgcaaactgtgtggcaCAAAATTCTCCAATAAAGAAATTCTTAATGCCCACGTAAGAATTGATACTGAGAACGAATTCACCTGCCAACATATGTGCTTAATGTGGATGAAGTTACGCACATAA